Part of the Zingiber officinale cultivar Zhangliang chromosome 8A, Zo_v1.1, whole genome shotgun sequence genome, gggtggatcgagGGGTTGTTTGAGGGAGgggagggggggattgttggggttgcacaGAAATGTCAAAAAAATAATTTCACAAAGAGAAATGGAATCTCACATAGATAACAAATTTCACAAAGAGAAATAATGTTGTAAACAATAGAATATGCATTACATGGGATTCTAACCCCTGTTAATAACATAATAAGATTAGGTCATCtaaaaaattatctaacttaTCTTATAAAGTTATAACAAACTTTGAAACTTGATATAAGTTTTAAACATTAAACAAGCAAATAAAACTTTCAAACTCTAAACTTTAGAATAAACTTCTAAGTTTAACAATGATTTTTGAATCACATCAGTTTTTTTTAGCTTTTACAATCCATTTTAGGCATcacttatatatatatgctcCAATTTGAGGTGGGGTATTAGACAAGTCACTTACCTCCAATTTTCATCATTATTTGATTAAAGACAACATCACATTGTGAATGGTAAAATTTGTATCCAGTATATTAAATGTTGTATCCTCAGAAGTTGCATGAACTGCAATCCTTGCAACATTTTCATTCACCCAAACTCTATATAAAAAGATTGAGGTGATACAATTCAGAATTGAAGAGTTTCCATTTTAATTTTTCCATATTTCGTTCACTTTTTTCAATTCTTTACACCCTGTTCTCCCGCCTCCTTTTTGTTTACAAATCTCCAATCTTTATGGGGTCTTTGTTTCTTTTGGCTAGGTTCTTTCTTCCCACTTCTTTCTTTCAGCAAAGCTCCTATTAATGTGATCTTTGCTTCTTCTAACCAGGTGTGTCAGTTTCGGACGGGACTCATCAGCAATTCCGCGAAACAGGAGGAGATGTGGGAGAGGCAACATGAGCTCGCAGCAGAGAAGATGTATTCTCTCTGCTCTGAGCTTGGCGGGCTCTTTCTCAAGGTATACAATTGGTTTCCTGATAACCAATTGGAGCATTTGTTTTCATGGATTGATGCCCCTTTTCAAAGATATCATATAGAAGCAGAAGCATTTGATAATACAGTGAATAGCTTGGAACACAAAAAAATATGCATTGATAAATGATAATTGACATAAAGTTCTCCTAAATTTCATCTGTCTTTGCCTATCTTAATTTCTTGCAAGAGTGCTCATTGCCTTCAATTTAAGTATCATGTACTTTGCGCTGCCAAGAATCCCATAAGAATCCCTGAATTGTCTTCCCTTCAGTTAGACCATCCATGAAAAACCTTCCCTAAGGAAGCTCTCAGTAAGCTTATAGATGGCTACTTATACAACAAAATACAGATATGATAAATGGATAAAAAGATTAGTAAATAATTTAAtagggaaaataaaaataaaaataatatgtgTTTCTATTTGAGATAAGATTTGAACAAGATATTGATAGTCTTGCGCTAGGTACTTTTTAATTAACCTTATCATAGGACAATATATTAAAATAGCATTTATTTTGGATAGATGAAATATAGTCATTTTAATGATTTCCTTATTGATTATTTCATACTAAAAATAGGAGTTGTCTAACTCTTATCATTATTGAATTATtgagtaataatttttttaggAAACATCCCGTAAGCATCCCAAACCAGAAAGAATGACCTTTTTTGCATTATTAAAAAATGAATTATATGCTCAGATTTGAGAGTATCCAAGTAATTTCTTCTGTATATTTTCTGAAGATGTCAATATGTGATCTCGACATTGATAGTCAATTAGATACATACGCATCATAGATTTTCTGTCCAAACTATCCCAAATATTTTCTTCCCATCTCATTCAGCATTGTATGTTATTTGATCTCCGTTAAAAAGAGCAAATTCTGGATGGGAAGAAAATATTGCTTTTGGGggaaatgtaatttttttttatatataatcagGCTGCACAAGttctgggaaagcctgatttagCTCCAGCAGCATGGGTAAGAAGACTTGTCACATTATGTGATAAGGCTCCTGCTACTCCAATTTCAGCTGTACAACAAATAATAGAGGAGGAATTGGGACAAAATTTCAGTGAAATCTTCGAGCAGTTTGAAGTCGAACCTATTGGATCTGCTTCAATTGCACAGGTTTGAATTAAATAAATTCAACATATTGGATACATTTAAAGAAGACAGAAACTACATTACTTTATCTTAAAAAAAGAGAACAGAGTTTGAAAAGGTTTGTATTATTGATTCTCTTCTTAGTATGTAGCTTTTAGAAATGTGTTCGATTATCAAGCTGATGATAAAGCAACAAATTAaatagcattttttttttctgatctcGAAGATAAATTTCAGAAACAAGACCAGGGGAACGGGAACTTTGTTTCCTTTCATAGTTCCTAATTAGGTATCATTGTAGGAGGATCAAATAACAGATGAAAGAAAAAAGAATTCAAACTATATCTGCAATCATATTATCTTTACTTTCTATGGATGTTTGAAAATTGCTAAAGACATAAGATTTCAATGAGTTCTGTAGCATTATTTTATAATAGAATACTGaatcatttttattattattttactttatcagaagCTTCCTTTAAGTCCGCCCATGATCACCAGCCATGGCCAGTACCAAGCCCGAATAAAGGAGAATTGCGTTAAATTGTCAGCCAacgttaaaactatgacaaatattcaatgaatggatctattaaactattgtgttaatgctagGTTATTTCCttgaaggaacgcgttgcagggttcgACTGTAACATCTCCTGAACTCGGTGtaatgctaaatatgcaagaatttgcgttgcagggtccgattgTGATGTATCAACGAGGACTGCTACATTTCCATGAGAAATTGGGTGTAGTGTTTAATAAACAAGAGTTCTCACATCAtcggttggataagaacaaatatgataggaaaactaataatataatatttagaacATAGAACATAGGAACCCGCATTGGTAAATCAATGTAGGTAGTAGATACAATAGTTAAGAGAAGCATTaatattttgtgtatacaagagacAAATAAGTAGGTGAGAAGACAAATATGAtggagaactcgggttttaattATGGTATACTAGAAAAAGTAAAGCAAAAAATGGAGTgtgtattgttgtagatagttcgttaaaggctGAAGTTGTAAGAATAGTTAGAAAGGGGGAtaaaattatagcccttaagataatagtgatgaaagaaactagaaacataattagcgtatatgcaccgtaAGTAGGATTTGATGAAattaccaaatcaagattttggggcaacttagatgaaatattacaaaacattttgccaaatgaaatgattttaataggaggtgatctaaatgagcatgtcggagtgaaaaatgaggaatatgagagagtacatgggagttatgagtttggaacgagaaataaggaagagaaaactatattagattttgtgatagcatataaccttatattagctaatacgttttttaagaaaagataagaacaCATAGTCACGtttaaaagtgagaataataaatcgcaaagaCTATCTGatagttaggaagaaggatagaaagatttataaagattgcaaagtcatctaGAGAAaatttaactacccaacataagttagtagtgttggatatacgccttaaatataataacaatagaaagaaaatatatacgacttcTGAATTAAGTGGTGCAAGTTATAGAataggaagcaaaatatatttaaggagaaggtaggagtacaagcattaggtgaaatacaCAGCTactctaatacgacatgggataagatggtattaaagttgaaaatagtagctaagagtgtactcggtgagttaaAGGGACATGCACTACTAAGGAATTTTGGTAGTGGAATGGGAAAGTACAAGAGAAactgaaggaaaaatgaatagcttataaggaattatatatttataaaaatgaggaaaacttaaaaaaaatatacaatagccaagaaagtagtgaatgaagcaaagaatgaaaattttgaacaattatatcaaaaattggatacaaaagaaggggtaAGAGACATTTATataataactaaagtgagagaaaggaagataagaaatcttatccaaataaaatgtattaaagatgaatgtaatagggtacttgtaaacgatggagaaataaaagagcggtggaagagatatcttcattaactttttaatgaaggtttaggtgaccaacttaatttagataatttaagtaggttaaatgaccatagaaatttaaatttttattatagaattcaaacttcagaagtagaataaactttaaatgagacGCACAAttgaaaagccgttggaccagatgatattccgatagagatatggaagtgcctagagaaacaaagtattaaatgacttacaaaattatttaccatgatattgaaaatgaaaaaatgcATGATTAATAGAGGATAAGTATTATAGTTCCCTTGTTCGGAGACGtaaaaaattatgcaaactataggggtattaagttaatgagtcatactatgaaactttgggaaaaaagtaatagaaaaaagattaaggaaggagatcacggtgaccgaaaattaatttgggttcatgcctggaaagtcgacaatagaagctatacatcttagataattaattgaaaaatatcgagagcaaaaacaagatctacacataatattcattgacttagaaaaaacttatgatagagtttatatggagaattctagaaaagagaggtgttagcgtaacatgtattaaattaattaaggatatgtatgaggatgtatcAACCAAAGTAAAGACTTCATGCGAAGTAACcgaagtatttccaataaagataaggttacatcaaagatccctatctttttacactaattatggatgaactcactgtgTACATTCAAAATACAAtaccatggtgcatgttgtttgcagatgatattgttttgatagatgaaacacgtgaaagaATAAATACTAAAGTAGAATATGTTGGGAAATACTAGAaaggaaaggttttaggcttactaaaataaagacataatatattaaatttaagtttagcaatattagatgtaatgagacaattgttaagataggagatgacgaattGTCCGGAatcgagagctttaaatatttaggatcatttttgcaaaacgatagagagattgaaagagatgtcttgcatagaatacaagtagaatggttgaaatggaggagagcgttgagtgttttatgtgaccgtaaagtacctctaaaacttaaaggaaaggagctagcacatgagtagaagatgagagttgcagagatgaggatgttaaggtggatgtgtggacatacgagaatagacaaaataagaaatgagagcattagagagaaagttggagttgcatctattgagaaaaaaatccaagagacacgtttaagatggtatggacatgtacttctatgaccaataaatgttccagttagacgatgtgaaactatgacaaatacacatatcaaatgaggaagaggaagcccaaaaaagatttggttagcaacaataaaataagataaaatttatttaagtatagatgatgatatagtaggagatagagctcaatagcGTAAAAAGATTCATATAGCCGACTCCACCTAGTAGGATAAGACTTGGTTTTTGTTGTTGTAGTAGTATAGAAGCTTCCTTTAATTATGAACTCAAGTGTATTTATTTGTCTTATGGCCTGGAAGCATCTTCTAACTCGTTACTGGGCATTTAATACATGCTAACAATATTAATTTGAAGCCTCGGACAAAAGTTTGCATTCTTCTGGTTTTGATTGATTGGAATGCTACCATACAGATGACCATAATAATTGATGataataattaaatcattaattgCATTCTTCCGTTTTGCATTCTTACTGGGTATTTAAATAATCCAATATAGGTGCTGATCTTGTTATCAACCTTGCCAAAATAATTGGAGTGCTACCATGACCATAATAAGTAATTGTTGTAGTTTGTGTTTTTTTCCTCAACCAGGATAAACGTAGAAGGGAATTGATCTGATTTGAAGTGAATCAACTATATAATATGGTTTGTCCCTGAATACCAAAATATCTATCAGAGAGCAAGAAGGAAACATCAAATTCCAATAAGAGAGACTGATTGAAGGGTCAAGGTGATGGATGCTGATATTGTGGAGAAAGGGCCATTTACAAAGAACATCAAGCAGGAATCACCAAGAAAATTAGAACATCAAGCATAAGAAGACAATCTGGAGGAATTAATGAGTCTATTATAGGTCCATGATGTCTTGGTACTAAGTGTTTATAGCCCATATTATGGTGCAATGGATAAGAGAGTAGTTGACAAACATGGATGTGGGTTTGTGAAGGGTTAGGGTTTTATGCCTTTACTCACTCCAACACCAAACTGAGACAAATgatgaaataggaaaaatttaagttttagttaTTGAGGAGAGCAACCAGGTATATGTCGACCCATGCTTCATGTACAGTGTGCCTTCAAGATCATAAACTACAAACAAAATAATTTATGGCACAGACATAATAAACTGTTGAATCTGAATGTAGAGAGAAAGTTATTTGATTTTAGAATTTTGCATTTGTTTCTTAGCATTCGTACATGTAGAATTGTTTATTATTTAATGGACTTGTGTTTTTGAAGTTCTTATTCAATGCAGAaaggtttatcttgattattgGTATCTATTTCCTGATTATATTGTATTGTATGCTGAGGTTAAACAAAAACCTTTTCCTTCTGATTTGAGTGTGTTCCTTTTGAATGATTGTTGATATTTCTTTATCATCACAGGTTCACAGGGCAAAACTGAGAGGTGTTAAGACTGATGTTGCTGTGAAGGTTGGTGACAACAAACATTGCTATACATGTTCTGTTTTCGACCACCATTAGTTACTGATTTGACAGAAATCTTCAAGGTTCAACATCCTGGAGTTCAACAGTTGATGTTGATTGATATCTGCAACTTGCAAGCATTTGTCTTGTTTTTGCAAAAGACGGATATAAACTTTGATTTGTTCTCAGTCACTAAAGAAGTGGAGAAGCAGGTACATGTATTTTGTCTCACTTTCTGTCTGTTCTAGTTATTCTAACAAAGAACTTGTAGTTACATGCTAAATGCATGATTCTGTAATAAGCTTTTTTTAACATCATTATAAAATACATGACAACTTTTGATGCATTCTGTTGGAACTGATAAAACTGGCATTGCCAGAATTGGCTTAAACAAGGTAGAGCTGGTTGTGACAGTTGGAATTTGTCTGAAGATTGTGTAGCATCAAGTAGAATTAATCTGATTGAGTTTCTCTGGATCATGCTTGGTTTTAGGTTTTGACCAGATGGGTTGAATGGCTTTGTAACTCTTGATATGGCTTAATACATTTGACTTGTAAActgttttttatcaataattctccaatgcatatTTAGTACCAAGTTCAAAATCTTCTACAGTCACTAAGATTTAAATTGTAGCATGTTAACTGATATCTATCAGTAAACTCTGTTAATGGCTAATGATCcatagacatgaaatacgttgccCATGTTTCTACTAGATTTTATTGGTtataaaaatcaatttccaacaaATAGTTGGCATAAACACGACTTGCTAGTGATGATGATGATTTATGTAAATGGTGCAAGCACAAACAAAATTTCTCTAAGATCTAGTTTAGGTTTGTAGCCATCATGTGACCCTTAGATATTATAATGATTCTCAATTTGTTGGAGCATTATCTTTCTCTGTGTTCATACAGTACAGTtttcttatccttttaatttgGTTTAGAAGGTGTAGTCTGAATATAATCTTATTCAATTATTTActgtttttttttgttcttttctttCACTTGTTTCTCTAGATTGCTTATGAGTTTGATTTCCTGAGAGAAGCTGCTGCTATGGAAAAACTTAAGAAGTTTTTCAGCAATAACAATAAGAAGCCTCCTGTTTTAGTACCACGCATCATTCCTGGCATGGTAACCAGGTAAAGTTTTGGAGTGGAGAAAATATGATTGTATATGCAACAATTAGTTTCTTTCACCAGTTATGATACAAAACTTTATTGTAATGCATTTATTATCAGGAACCTTGTCCATTGTGGATTTGGTCGAGTAGAATATTGGAGTAATAAGGGTTTCCTTTAAAGAAGCATACACTATTAATAAATTGTTGCTGGCATTCACAGGATTTATGACAATGTTACTGCAGAATTGATAGGATGTCTAGCAAAATTATCGCTTTGTTTTTGTCTTTAGTTATCATgtgaagaaaatttatttaattgaagAAACTAAAGAAGCCCCTAGTATAGTTGGTGATAGACCTTTAGTTAATTGTATCATCCATTACCTTTTTCCTTATAATTTCTTTACATGATGCAGAGCGGCCTTTGCCATGAAGTTCTCGTccctcttatatatatatatatatatatatatatggtggtTAACTGTTGGTTAAAAATTGAGTATTAAACTTGATTTTTGATGTTTGTAGGGTACTTACACAGGAGTGTGAATAACGGATTAAAAAAACCCACAAGAgagatgcaaaaaaaaaaaaatctttaatataCTTATTATTATGAACAAAAAGATTTTTCTTTCTATGTCAAATTAGTGGGATTGCACCTAGGTGCTTTTCCCTCGTGGAATTGGGAAAATAGAGAAATGAACTAGTGTGGAGGGATTATGATTAGTGGTGACAATTTCAACTCTTGGATCCTTTAGGGAGATTTGTAGGGGAAGAGATGCAATGATATGGTTTTGAGAGAACAGGAAGAGATGATGTTGGATCCACGTCGAGATAATGCACCCAACAGGAGGCTTTTTTTTTCCATATatattttaagttatttattctCAGCTAAGGAGGGGAGActtggcacaacggtaaagttcttgccatgtgaccaaaaggtcacgggttcaaatcttgaaaacagcctcttgcaaaaagcagggtaaggctgcttACAATGGATCATTCCCCGTGACCCctcatggcgggagcttcgtgcaccggactgcattttctttttattctcagataaaattttaaaattatttttttatagtaGAGAAGCTTTGATATTATTTTATAAGAAGGTCATCTAAAATCATCATTTAGGGCATCCGCATTGGTGTTAATGTGTGAGTGTTATAACACCCAAATGATGTTACAATCAATGTGGATGGGTGTTATTAACATCCACACAATAACAATGTTCAATTCTTTGAACGTTGTTAATGAAcagattttattaaaaaaaccaaaaataagaaaataaattttggaTATAAAGAATAAAGATGACTAAGTGAAGAGTGAGATTCACAAATAATGAGTATTAATGTTAAAATGGATGTGGGTGTGTGTTAATAAAGGGGTAGTGTTAATATAATAAGTATGTGACATGTTTTTTGAAGAGGTGACATATATTAATATTCAAATCAATAGAAGGTATTTCAAGGTTGTTGCTTCTCTTCATTGGGCATGTTGCATGACATGCTCAATGAAGAGAATTTTTTGTCACATGCTGTCATAAGAGGTCTGCCTGGAAGTTTACCTAAATTCTTCacttcaaataagttacataaaTTTTTACTCATTCAATCCCTGAAACAAAATtgatatataaatttctaatttatttattcattttttcaCCTTAAATTGAataataaataccttaataatttataatttttatctaTATAACAAATCACCattatattttttcaaatataatttccaatattttattttttaaaatattaaagtaacattttattttaaaaaaaattgaaatgaacATTGTTTAAGTATTCTTTTATTGAGCAGCCACATGACAGTGTCTTGTTTCTTCCGTGAGGACATGTGATGCCATATTTCAATTGAAGAGAGTGTCAAAACTTGAACTTTAATAATACAATATCTGCCCAAGTTTATGCCTTTTTTTTCAATGAGGAATCCACTACACAGACTTGTGTATTTTCATATTGTATTGTGTTTGTTTAGAAATGtgtacattttattttctttggcTTTCATCAACTAGTAATGCCTGGTAATGATGTCATGTTAAAGGAAAAGTTTTTTTTGTGTGTTCTTGATgcttattataaaaataaaaaatgacacTGACAAGCAATATGCGAACTTTCCATTCACAACTTTTCTCTTTTATTTATGTACCTTTTCCTCTTTACCAGGATTTTTGTAAATCTCTACAGATCCAAATAGCATAAAGCCTTCTTGATTACATTTGTACCAATGCTTTATCACAGAGTAATACTAGGCTTCATTTGCTATTAGAAGTTTCTTTTCTGTTATGGGAATTAAACTAAAACAACTTTTATAGTTACTTTTGTACATGAATTTTTCTAGCGATGGGTCAAACTTGCAAACCTATCTATATTCCTAAGAAATGAAATTTTATACGGTCATATTATTATCTTCTTACTTTAATAGCATCAGAGATTCAGAAGACAATTGCTACCATGTTTTTTGACTTTTTCATGTATGTACAATTTATGTAGTTTTGGATTTATATAGTTCACAATATGCTTATATCAGACCATTATTtaatgtgtgtgtgtatatatatatatatgacattcTTATTGGTTGATTCCAAATGGTTAGGAAGGTCTTGGCAATGGAATTTATTGATGGCATTCCGATAATGAATCTTGGTGAACAAATAGCAAAACTGGGTATTGATCCCAGCAGCAAAATTGCAGTTATTGGAAAGCAGTAAGCTCttgcatcatttttttttatgtctTCGTACTGCAATGTACCACTGAGATATATATTTAAAGTTTGTAGATGCAAGCAACTATATTTTTACGTGCATATGCATAGACATCTATACAAGCGTCTTGCATCTTTGCACGTTCAAATTTGCAGGGGAAGCACAAAAAAAGTGCTGTTATAGTGTTAAATAATGGATTCCTCTAACAACTATCAAATGCCATGTAATTATGTATCGTTTCTATAATGTATAATTGCATGTGTCACTATGGTTGAGTTGATAAAGTTATATTGTTGTATTAAAAAAGAGAACTAATATAACCCGACTAAATAGCAAATACCTCATGTGGACTAAACTCAGACATACTAATAGTTGTGATTATTAACTAATACTCTTCCTCAAAATGGAACATATACATTAATTCAAGACAGAACAATGATTTTGCACATTTATGCAAACTTAGAATTATAATTGACTGGTCTTCAAAACCATGTTGGTCATATCCTCGGACTAGGGCAAATACAACTAACAACATAAAACAATAAATATTTGAGCTTAACACTTAAACACTCACTAAACTAGAATCTGTGTGCTACTGAGTTTTACTTGCTTGCTGGAGCCCAGAAAGTTTTCTGGAACTTTGAGTTGTATCTTGCTAAACATTTAAAGTTAACCTTTACTGGaactttgagttgtattttgctAAACATTTAAAGTTAACCATTTATATTTGGAAATTACGAAGAACATAACAAGGCGTGTTAGTCTCAATTATTGTTGTCAGCTATATAGATATTATCCTTTCATTTGAACTCTATATATGGTTATAGTACCAGCAATAgatctttaaattaattttaattgtgttAAACTGTGTTCTCTTTTATTTCACCTTCCTCTGACACCTTGGATATTCATTTCAATTTGTCTAACTATAGTAGATACTAGATATTTGTTCTCTTTCAACTTATCCACACTATCTTAACTAATGTTTAAAAAACATATGCAGGCGGTACTTGGTCAAGCAATTGCATAAGTAGAACCGACATGCTCTCCATGCTTTTCAACATACATTACTTATATTGACAATAAACTAGAATGTTGGTTAAAAAATTATGGGTTTACATCTATTATATAATATCAAATATTAAACTGTAACCAAT contains:
- the LOC122009428 gene encoding uncharacterized protein slr0889-like; the protein is MPVPLLGLHDFREKVAAQLVPWSRSIQFWARAIDVYAGYKVCQFRTGLISNSAKQEEMWERQHELAAEKMYSLCSELGGLFLKAAQVLGKPDLAPAAWVRRLVTLCDKAPATPISAVQQIIEEELGQNFSEIFEQFEVEPIGSASIAQVHRAKLRGVKTDVAVKVQHPGVQQLMLIDICNLQAFVLFLQKTDINFDLFSVTKEVEKQIAYEFDFLREAAAMEKLKKFFSNNNKKPPVLVPRIIPGMVTRKVLAMEFIDGIPIMNLGEQIAKLGIDPSSKIAVIGKQKILESLTLAYGQMILKDGFFHADPHPGNILICKGTEVALLDYGQVKQLPDDLRLGYANLVLALADNDPLRAKISYKELGINTLSNHADRDDEFLKLAQRMFDTKLPPGVTLMSPFAEDSSLKKVSVQNFPEELFSVLRTMQLLRGLSVGMGIFYSCAEQWRPIAEEALFKAGRLEVGDLKDRRRSVFSRIFRR